A region from the Campylobacter subantarcticus LMG 24377 genome encodes:
- a CDS encoding nickel-dependent hydrogenase large subunit, which translates to MSKRIIIDPLTRIEGHLRVEVVVDENNVIKEAYSGSTLWRGLETIVKGRDPRDAGFLTQRICGVCTFSHYRAGIIAVENALGITPPLNAILTRTLMNAALYMHDHPVHFYQLHGLDFVDVVSALSADVKKASDEAFKYTDMPYATGADKLLEVQKRLKTFVDKGNLGPFANAYYGHATYRFTPEQNLIALSHYLECLRIQRVIAQAMAIFGAKNPHPQSLTVGGVTCIMDLLNPSRMAEYMTKFQEVADFINRAYYPDLIMAAKAYSKEASVLNDVGVNNFYTEREFQVSSDEWLFEGGIIRNGDLSKVEEVDEAKITEEATKSWYADNEALHPYDGKTNPNYTGLIDGESIDDKGNMVHSKVFDTKGKYSWIKAPRYENLPMQVGPLANILVNYAKGNKIVVEAVDSFLKATNLPVKALMSTLGRTGARAIEAKIIADHGLKAFNSLVENLKTDESTCATYVIDKNKEYKGRFMGSAPRGALSHWCRIKNGVIENWQAVVPSTWNASPKDANGVGGSYEQCLIGIKLADVKQPLEVIRAIHSYDPCIACAVHVMDTKGNNLSEYKVNVNL; encoded by the coding sequence ATGTCAAAAAGAATTATTATAGATCCACTTACTAGAATAGAAGGGCACTTAAGAGTTGAAGTGGTGGTTGATGAAAACAATGTTATCAAGGAAGCATATTCAGGATCAACTCTATGGAGAGGTTTAGAAACTATTGTAAAAGGTCGTGATCCAAGAGATGCAGGCTTTTTAACTCAAAGAATTTGTGGTGTTTGTACTTTTTCGCATTATAGAGCAGGGATTATTGCAGTAGAAAATGCTTTAGGTATTACTCCACCATTAAATGCGATTTTAACTAGAACTTTAATGAATGCAGCTTTGTATATGCATGATCATCCTGTGCATTTTTATCAACTTCATGGGCTTGATTTTGTTGATGTTGTAAGTGCTTTAAGCGCTGATGTAAAAAAAGCAAGTGATGAAGCATTTAAATATACAGATATGCCTTATGCAACAGGTGCAGATAAACTTTTAGAAGTACAAAAAAGATTAAAAACTTTTGTAGATAAAGGAAATCTTGGACCATTTGCAAATGCTTATTATGGACACGCGACTTATCGCTTTACTCCTGAGCAAAACCTTATTGCACTTTCACATTATTTAGAATGCTTAAGAATTCAAAGAGTTATAGCTCAAGCTATGGCGATTTTTGGTGCTAAAAATCCTCATCCACAAAGTTTAACTGTAGGTGGTGTAACTTGTATTATGGATCTTTTAAACCCATCAAGAATGGCTGAATATATGACTAAATTCCAAGAAGTAGCTGATTTTATTAACCGTGCTTATTATCCTGATTTAATCATGGCAGCAAAAGCTTATTCTAAAGAAGCGAGTGTATTAAATGATGTTGGAGTAAATAATTTCTACACCGAAAGAGAATTCCAAGTTTCTAGCGATGAATGGTTATTTGAGGGTGGTATTATTAGAAATGGTGATTTGAGTAAAGTTGAAGAAGTAGATGAAGCTAAAATCACTGAAGAGGCTACAAAATCATGGTATGCAGATAATGAAGCTTTACACCCTTATGATGGCAAAACTAATCCAAACTATACAGGCTTAATTGATGGTGAAAGCATTGACGATAAAGGCAATATGGTTCATAGTAAGGTATTTGATACCAAAGGTAAATACAGCTGGATTAAAGCTCCAAGATATGAAAATTTACCTATGCAAGTTGGACCATTAGCAAATATTTTAGTAAATTATGCTAAGGGTAATAAAATCGTAGTAGAAGCGGTTGATTCATTCTTAAAAGCTACGAATTTACCAGTTAAAGCACTTATGAGTACTTTAGGAAGAACCGGTGCTAGAGCGATTGAAGCTAAAATCATTGCTGATCATGGTTTAAAAGCATTTAATTCTTTAGTTGAAAATTTAAAAACAGATGAAAGCACTTGTGCTACTTATGTAATCGATAAAAACAAAGAATACAAAGGTAGATTTATGGGAAGTGCGCCTCGTGGTGCGTTGAGTCATTGGTGTAGAATTAAAAATGGTGTGATTGAAAATTGGCAAGCTGTGGTTCCTTCTACTTGGAATGCAAGTCCAAAAGATGCAAATGGGGTAGGTGGAAGTTATGAGCAATGTCTTATTGGAATAAAACTAGCTGATGTTAAACAACCTTTAGAAGTTATAAGAGCAATCCACTCTTATGATCCTTGTATAGCATGTGCTGTGCATGTAATGGATACTAAAGGCAATAATCTTAGCGAGTATAAAGTTAATGTAAATTTATAA
- a CDS encoding S41 family peptidase, which translates to MKTKRNLIIAASICSLVTASFIFTNLQAKNPTPSEAEKKIEALSKLTRTMSIIEQYYVDDVNYTDLVDKSIAGLLTNLDAHSSFLDEKGYKELKEQTNGEFGGLGFTITQKDGAISVVAPIEGSPADKAGIKTDDIILRINNESTLGMTLNEAVSKMRGEPKTKVTLTIYRKGDAKPFDVNLKRDIIKVDSVYAKLIENENLLYLRVTNFDKNVIDEVSKAIKKHSNVKGIILDLRTNPGGILNQAVGLVNLFIDKGIIVSQKGKIKSENVEFKANPNKKITNAPLVVLVNGGSASASEIVSGALQDFKRAIIIGEKTFGKGSVQLILPMDEKGKEGLRLTIAKYYLPSGRTIQAVGVSPDIEVFPGKVSKEENHGFEIKESDLKKHLQAELDKIGHQEKKKDTKEDKNIITKEQIDNDIQLKTAIDAIKILNITKGE; encoded by the coding sequence TTGAAGACAAAAAGAAATCTTATTATCGCAGCTAGCATTTGTAGTTTAGTAACCGCTTCTTTTATTTTTACTAATTTACAAGCTAAAAATCCCACTCCTAGTGAAGCAGAAAAGAAAATAGAAGCCTTATCTAAACTCACAAGAACCATGTCCATCATAGAACAATATTATGTTGATGATGTTAATTATACAGATTTAGTTGATAAATCCATTGCAGGTTTGCTAACAAATTTAGATGCTCATTCTTCCTTCTTAGATGAAAAAGGTTATAAAGAACTTAAAGAACAAACTAATGGAGAATTTGGCGGACTTGGCTTTACTATCACACAAAAAGATGGAGCAATTAGCGTTGTAGCCCCTATAGAAGGAAGTCCAGCAGATAAAGCAGGTATTAAAACTGACGATATTATCTTAAGAATTAATAATGAATCAACCTTGGGTATGACTTTAAATGAAGCTGTTTCTAAAATGCGTGGAGAACCTAAAACAAAGGTTACTCTAACTATCTATAGAAAAGGTGATGCAAAACCATTTGATGTCAATTTAAAAAGAGATATTATAAAGGTTGATAGTGTTTATGCTAAATTAATCGAAAATGAAAACTTACTTTATTTAAGAGTGACTAATTTTGATAAAAATGTCATAGACGAAGTTAGCAAAGCAATTAAAAAGCATTCTAATGTAAAAGGAATTATACTAGATCTTAGAACCAATCCAGGTGGTATTTTAAATCAAGCCGTAGGTTTAGTAAATCTTTTTATAGATAAAGGAATAATTGTTTCACAAAAAGGAAAAATAAAAAGCGAGAATGTAGAATTTAAAGCAAATCCAAATAAAAAAATCACCAACGCACCTTTAGTAGTGCTTGTAAATGGCGGTAGTGCAAGTGCAAGTGAGATTGTAAGCGGAGCTTTACAAGATTTCAAACGTGCTATTATCATAGGTGAAAAAACTTTTGGAAAAGGTAGTGTGCAACTTATATTACCTATGGATGAAAAAGGTAAAGAAGGCTTAAGACTTACTATAGCAAAATATTATTTACCAAGTGGTAGAACTATACAAGCTGTTGGGGTTAGTCCTGATATAGAAGTATTCCCAGGAAAAGTAAGCAAAGAAGAAAATCATGGTTTTGAAATCAAAGAAAGCGACCTTAAAAAACACTTGCAAGCTGAACTTGATAAAATCGGGCATCAAGAAAAGAAAAAAGATACTAAAGAAGATAAAAATATCATCACTAAAGAACAAATTGATAATGATATACAATTAAAAACGGCAATTGATGCAATTAAAATTCTAAACATCACGAAAGGAGAGTAA
- a CDS encoding PepSY-like domain-containing protein, producing MKLKIALTTLALASCVFAKDIVVGVNALPANSKNFIQKHFTDSNIALVKQDIDSFDVYLDNGTELEFFTNGDWKEIDAKYRPIDTSFLSPNVLATIKKMHPNASIIKVEKEIQGYKFKLNNMMEIYTDVNGNFLGQKFDD from the coding sequence ATGAAATTAAAAATAGCTTTAACAACATTAGCTCTAGCAAGTTGTGTTTTTGCTAAAGATATCGTTGTAGGTGTAAATGCTTTACCGGCAAATTCTAAAAACTTCATACAAAAACATTTTACAGACTCTAACATCGCTCTAGTAAAACAAGATATTGATAGTTTTGATGTATACCTTGATAATGGTACGGAACTTGAGTTTTTCACAAATGGTGATTGGAAAGAAATAGATGCAAAATATAGACCAATTGATACTTCTTTTTTAAGTCCAAATGTTTTAGCAACAATTAAAAAAATGCACCCAAATGCAAGTATAATTAAAGTTGAAAAAGAAATTCAAGGTTATAAATTTAAGCTTAATAATATGATGGAAATTTATACTGATGTGAATGGAAATTTCTTAGGACAAAAATTTGATGATTAA
- the gltX gene encoding glutamate--tRNA ligase, translating into MYRFAPSPTGDMHIGNLRAALFNYIKARQENTDFILRIEDTDNARNIAGKEEEIKAILKEFGIAWQHYYVQSENLKFHRQMALKLVSEKKAFACFCTEDELAHKKELAKSKNQAYRYDGTCEKLADIDVLNCEKPFVIRLKKPQSQMQFTDYIKGEISFNPEDIDSFVIMRADKTPTYNFACAVDDMLEGVTCIIRGEDHVSNTPKQEHIRASLGYDKSMTYAHLPIILNEEGVKMSKREAHSSVKWMLDHGYLASAIANYLILLGNKTPKEIFTLEEAIEWFDLKKVSKSPARFDTKRLMQINREHIKMLDNTQLNAMLNLDKDVAELAKFYTQEASTLNEIKEKIQAIFASKNYHEFENGCGLIKEILKDLDLPQNYEEFKKILMEKTKLKGKNFFMPLRLVLTGVTHGPEMSEIYTLIKPFIKEIIKE; encoded by the coding sequence ATGTATAGGTTTGCACCATCGCCTACTGGAGATATGCATATTGGAAATTTAAGAGCTGCTTTGTTTAATTATATTAAAGCACGACAAGAAAATACAGATTTTATTTTACGTATTGAAGATACAGATAATGCTAGAAATATTGCCGGAAAAGAAGAAGAAATAAAAGCAATTTTAAAAGAATTTGGCATAGCTTGGCAGCATTATTATGTACAAAGTGAGAATTTAAAATTTCATCGTCAAATGGCTTTAAAATTAGTGAGTGAAAAAAAAGCATTTGCGTGTTTTTGCACAGAAGATGAGTTGGCCCATAAAAAAGAACTAGCTAAAAGTAAAAATCAAGCTTACAGATATGATGGCACATGTGAAAAACTTGCAGATATTGATGTGTTAAATTGTGAAAAACCTTTTGTAATTCGTCTTAAAAAACCACAATCACAAATGCAATTTACTGATTATATTAAAGGTGAGATTAGCTTTAATCCTGAAGATATTGATAGCTTTGTGATTATGAGAGCAGATAAAACTCCAACTTATAATTTTGCTTGCGCAGTAGATGATATGCTCGAAGGTGTTACTTGTATTATAAGGGGTGAAGATCATGTCTCAAACACTCCTAAACAAGAACATATTAGAGCTAGTTTGGGTTATGATAAAAGCATGACATATGCACATTTGCCTATCATTTTAAATGAAGAGGGTGTTAAAATGAGCAAAAGAGAAGCGCATTCTAGTGTTAAGTGGATGCTTGATCATGGTTATCTTGCAAGTGCTATTGCAAATTATTTAATCCTTTTGGGTAATAAAACTCCAAAAGAAATTTTTACTTTAGAAGAGGCTATAGAGTGGTTTGATTTGAAAAAAGTTTCAAAATCTCCAGCAAGATTTGACACAAAGCGTTTAATGCAAATTAACCGTGAGCATATTAAAATGTTAGATAATACACAGTTAAATGCTATGCTTAATTTAGACAAAGATGTGGCAGAGCTTGCGAAATTTTATACTCAAGAAGCTAGCACACTAAATGAAATTAAAGAAAAAATCCAGGCTATTTTTGCAAGTAAAAATTACCATGAATTTGAAAACGGATGTGGTTTAATCAAGGAGATTTTAAAAGATTTGGATTTGCCACAAAATTATGAAGAGTTTAAAAAGATTTTAATGGAAAAAACAAAACTAAAAGGTAAAAATTTCTTTATGCCTTTGCGTTTAGTGTTAACAGGAGTTACCCATGGGCCTGAAATGAGTGAAATTTATACCTTAATTAAGCCATTTATTAAAGAAATCATAAAGGAGTAA
- the cybH gene encoding Ni/Fe-hydrogenase, b-type cytochrome subunit yields the protein MDSKHSLKTNRKAQYEFSIGLRFTHWLRAVAIVILVGTGYYISYVFQSPSISSEPTLFMQAKYRMVHQIFGFILIACVIFKTYLFFFDKKSDGERKSIKDIFNVKLWIEQIKFYIFLGKHPHLQGVYNPLQFVTYFFFYLVMFGLILTGLILYVHVFHEGLGGFLYDILRPIEVMLGGLADVRTYHRILMWIVLIFVPVHIYMAVFNSVKGKDGALDAIFSGYKFVRENH from the coding sequence ATGGATTCTAAACATTCCTTAAAAACAAATAGAAAAGCTCAATATGAATTTAGTATTGGCCTTCGCTTTACACATTGGTTAAGAGCAGTTGCAATCGTGATTTTAGTAGGGACTGGATATTATATTTCTTATGTATTTCAATCTCCATCTATCTCATCTGAACCAACTTTATTTATGCAGGCAAAATACCGTATGGTGCACCAAATTTTTGGATTTATCTTAATAGCTTGTGTGATTTTTAAAACATATTTGTTCTTTTTTGATAAAAAAAGCGACGGTGAGAGAAAAAGCATAAAAGATATTTTTAATGTAAAATTATGGATAGAGCAGATTAAATTTTATATTTTCCTAGGAAAGCACCCGCATTTGCAAGGTGTATATAATCCTTTGCAATTTGTAACTTATTTTTTCTTTTATCTTGTTATGTTTGGACTTATTTTAACAGGTTTAATTCTTTATGTACATGTGTTTCATGAGGGTTTGGGTGGATTTTTATATGATATTTTAAGACCTATTGAAGTAATGTTAGGTGGATTGGCCGATGTTAGAACCTACCATAGAATTTTAATGTGGATTGTTTTAATTTTTGTTCCAGTGCATATTTATATGGCTGTGTTTAACTCAGTTAAAGGTAAAGATGGTGCCCTAGATGCTATTTTTAGTGGTTATAAATTTGTAAGAGAAAATCATTGA
- a CDS encoding YggT family protein, translating into MEIGISLIVSLVQIFSLVIEIYIWVIIIATLISWVRPDPYNPIVQILYRLTEPAYTFVRRFIPTRIGSIDLAPLIIILGLKFIQIFLSNLILGSL; encoded by the coding sequence ATGGAAATTGGAATAAGTTTGATTGTATCTTTGGTGCAAATTTTTTCTTTGGTAATTGAAATTTATATATGGGTTATAATTATTGCGACATTGATTTCTTGGGTAAGACCTGACCCGTATAATCCTATTGTGCAAATTCTATATCGTTTGACAGAACCTGCTTATACTTTTGTAAGAAGGTTTATCCCAACTAGAATAGGAAGTATTGATTTGGCACCTTTGATCATTATTTTGGGATTAAAATTTATTCAAATATTTTTATCAAATTTAATTTTAGGAAGTTTATAA
- a CDS encoding [NiFe] hydrogenase maturation protease HydD, with translation MKLLILGIGNIMFADEGLGVHLCKLLEKNYKFYHKKDSVSFVDGGTLALQLSYIIAEYDEMVVIDCIAADDAKIGDIFFFPYDAMPKKVNWSGSAHEVEMLQTLQYMELMGDLPKTQILACVPKRIEPLSFELSKEVLIALEKMEKILLDFLEKKGFTCERIANHDIQELALSSYKN, from the coding sequence TTGAAATTATTGATCTTAGGTATTGGTAATATTATGTTTGCAGATGAGGGCTTAGGCGTTCATCTTTGCAAGCTTTTAGAAAAAAATTATAAGTTTTATCATAAAAAAGACTCGGTAAGCTTTGTAGATGGTGGAACTTTGGCTTTGCAACTTAGCTATATTATAGCTGAATATGATGAAATGGTTGTGATTGATTGTATTGCAGCAGATGATGCTAAAATCGGAGATATATTTTTCTTTCCTTATGATGCAATGCCAAAAAAAGTAAATTGGAGTGGTAGCGCACATGAAGTTGAAATGCTACAAACTTTACAGTATATGGAGCTTATGGGAGACTTGCCTAAAACTCAAATTTTAGCTTGTGTGCCAAAACGTATAGAACCCTTAAGTTTTGAGCTTTCCAAAGAAGTCTTGATTGCTTTAGAAAAAATGGAGAAAATTTTGCTTGATTTTTTAGAGAAAAAAGGCTTCACTTGTGAAAGAATTGCAAACCATGATATACAAGAGCTTGCTTTAAGCTCTTATAAAAATTAG
- a CDS encoding [NiFe] hydrogenase, small subunit, which produces MSDLDVFNRRLDALEKLPLLKNEISISKALKQSGFSRRDFMKWASAMTAFLALPVSFTPVVARAAELSDRLPVIWLHMAECTGCSESLLRSDAPTIDSLIFDHISLEYHETIMGAAGWQAEYNLEAAMEKYKGRYILMVEGGIPTGATENFLTIGPHGKTGKQIAQEACDNALAIFAIGTCSAFGGIQAARPNPSNAVSLSKVTNKTVINVPGCPPSEKNIIGNVIHYILYQTLPALDAYNRPKWAYGLRIHDLCERRGRFDAGEFVQQFGDEGAKKGYCLYKVGCKGPYTFNNCSRERFNQHTSWPIQAGHGCIGCSEPDFWDTMGPFEEVMAGRLFDTVYGLGADSISDKIGIGVLCVTGVAVAAHAVIASLEKNKD; this is translated from the coding sequence ATGAGTGATTTAGATGTTTTCAATCGCCGTTTAGACGCATTAGAAAAACTTCCTCTTTTGAAAAACGAGATTTCTATTTCTAAAGCCCTAAAGCAATCAGGTTTTTCAAGAAGGGATTTTATGAAATGGGCTAGCGCAATGACTGCATTTTTAGCACTACCTGTTAGCTTTACTCCAGTTGTTGCAAGAGCTGCTGAGCTTAGTGATAGACTTCCAGTGATTTGGCTTCATATGGCTGAATGTACAGGATGTTCTGAGAGTTTATTAAGAAGTGATGCTCCTACTATAGATAGTTTAATTTTTGATCATATTTCTTTAGAATATCATGAAACTATAATGGGTGCAGCAGGTTGGCAAGCTGAGTATAATCTTGAAGCTGCTATGGAAAAATATAAAGGTAGATATATTTTAATGGTAGAAGGTGGTATACCAACAGGTGCTACAGAAAACTTTTTAACCATAGGACCACACGGTAAAACAGGTAAGCAAATAGCTCAAGAAGCTTGTGATAATGCCTTGGCTATTTTTGCTATAGGTACCTGTTCGGCTTTTGGTGGTATTCAAGCTGCTAGACCTAATCCAAGCAATGCTGTAAGTTTGAGTAAAGTTACAAACAAAACAGTTATTAATGTTCCAGGTTGTCCTCCAAGCGAAAAAAACATTATAGGTAATGTGATTCATTATATATTGTATCAGACATTGCCAGCGCTTGATGCTTATAATAGACCAAAATGGGCTTATGGACTTAGAATCCATGATTTATGTGAAAGAAGAGGACGCTTTGATGCGGGTGAGTTTGTGCAACAATTTGGTGATGAGGGGGCAAAAAAGGGATATTGTCTTTATAAGGTAGGCTGTAAAGGACCTTATACTTTTAATAACTGCTCAAGAGAAAGATTTAATCAACATACCTCATGGCCAATCCAAGCTGGACATGGTTGTATAGGTTGCTCAGAACCTGATTTTTGGGATACTATGGGACCTTTTGAAGAAGTTATGGCGGGAAGATTATTTGATACTGTTTATGGCTTGGGTGCTGATAGTATTTCAGATAAAATTGGTATAGGTGTGCTTTGTGTAACAGGTGTTGCTGTTGCTGCGCATGCTGTGATTGCTTCATTAGAAAAAAATAAGGATTAA
- a CDS encoding ATP-dependent Clp protease ATP-binding subunit, producing the protein MANIQEFLTDSMLSNIESAISLAIHSKNSEIKPLHLLWALGVDSSSLLNQVFNKLNVSKEAFELEVKSKISSFPTSSNVNKDNIKFSNEFINSLEKAKGLALENKDSYLAVDMWLVSESMSGVVKELLSKFVDLNEFKKELEFIRAGAKIETKTSDETLDSLSKFGIDLTMKAKNNELDPVIGREEEIQRLMQILIRKTKNNPILLGEPGVGKTAVVEALAQRIVKKDVPISLQNKKVIALDMSALIAGAKYRGEFEDRLKAVVNEVIKHKNIILFIDEIHTIVGAGANEGSMDAANILKPALARGELHTIGATTLKEYRKYFEKDAALQRRFQPVNVAEPSVNEALAMLRGIKEKLEIHHNVTINDSALVAAVKLSKRYIANRFLPDKAIDLIDEAAAELKMQIESEPNSLRKVRKQIESLEVENEALKMENNEANAKRLEEIKKELANLKEEQIKLNTQFENEKAVFNGISLKKKEIDSLKNEANFAKNKGDFQKAAEIEYGKILECEKEVLNLEEKWKQMTQEGVLLKNQVDEDLVAGILSKWTGISVQKMLTSEKQKYLNIQEYLQKSVIGQDEALSALARAIKRNKAGLNQAGKPIGSFLFLGPTGVGKTESAKALARFLFDDEKAMVRFDMSEFMEKHSVSRLLGAPPGYIGHEEGGELTEAVRRKPYSVILFDEVEKAHKDVFNILLGILDDGRATDSKGITVDFTNTIIILTSNIGANFIMELKGDERDKAIKETLRRFFKPEFLNRLDDIIMFNPLGESEAVKIVKLLFNTLQKSLVNRGIQSSLSDEAASLIARVGYDVDFGARPLKRALYDMVEDKLSDMILSDKLNENDEIIINSKDDEIIIVKQ; encoded by the coding sequence ATGGCAAATATACAAGAATTTTTAACAGATTCTATGCTTTCAAATATAGAAAGCGCAATTTCTTTGGCCATTCATTCTAAGAATAGTGAAATCAAACCTTTACATTTATTATGGGCTTTAGGTGTTGATAGTTCAAGTTTGCTTAATCAAGTTTTTAATAAATTAAATGTTTCTAAAGAGGCATTTGAGTTAGAAGTAAAAAGTAAAATTTCATCTTTTCCTACTAGTTCAAATGTAAATAAAGACAATATTAAATTTTCAAATGAATTTATTAATTCTTTAGAAAAAGCAAAAGGCTTGGCTTTAGAAAATAAAGATAGCTATTTAGCTGTGGATATGTGGCTTGTTTCAGAAAGTATGAGTGGGGTTGTTAAAGAACTTTTATCTAAATTTGTAGATTTAAATGAGTTTAAAAAAGAATTAGAATTCATTAGGGCTGGAGCTAAAATAGAAACTAAAACAAGCGATGAAACACTTGATTCTTTGTCTAAATTTGGTATTGATTTGACTATGAAAGCTAAAAACAATGAACTTGATCCTGTTATAGGCAGGGAAGAAGAAATTCAAAGATTAATGCAAATTTTAATCAGGAAAACTAAAAATAATCCTATTTTATTAGGTGAACCAGGAGTGGGTAAAACTGCTGTAGTAGAAGCTTTAGCACAAAGAATAGTAAAAAAAGATGTTCCTATTTCATTGCAAAATAAAAAAGTCATAGCTTTGGATATGAGTGCTTTAATAGCAGGAGCAAAATACAGAGGTGAATTTGAAGATAGATTAAAAGCTGTTGTAAATGAAGTAATAAAACATAAAAATATAATTTTATTTATAGATGAAATTCACACCATTGTAGGTGCAGGTGCAAATGAAGGAAGTATGGATGCAGCAAATATTTTAAAACCTGCTTTAGCAAGAGGTGAGCTTCATACTATAGGCGCTACAACCTTAAAAGAATATAGAAAATATTTTGAAAAAGACGCGGCTTTACAAAGAAGATTCCAACCTGTAAATGTAGCTGAACCTAGTGTGAATGAAGCTTTGGCTATGCTTAGAGGTATAAAAGAAAAATTAGAAATTCATCATAATGTAACTATTAATGATAGTGCTTTAGTAGCAGCAGTAAAGCTATCTAAGCGTTATATAGCTAATAGATTTTTGCCTGATAAGGCGATTGATTTAATTGATGAGGCTGCAGCAGAATTAAAAATGCAAATAGAAAGTGAGCCAAATTCATTAAGAAAGGTTAGAAAGCAAATTGAAAGTTTGGAAGTAGAAAATGAAGCTTTAAAAATGGAAAACAATGAAGCTAATGCAAAAAGACTAGAAGAGATTAAAAAAGAATTAGCAAATTTAAAAGAAGAGCAGATTAAGCTAAATACTCAGTTTGAAAATGAAAAGGCTGTTTTTAATGGCATTAGCTTAAAGAAGAAAGAAATTGACAGTTTGAAAAATGAAGCAAATTTTGCAAAAAACAAAGGTGATTTTCAAAAAGCAGCCGAGATAGAGTATGGTAAGATTTTAGAGTGTGAAAAGGAAGTTTTAAATTTAGAAGAAAAATGGAAGCAAATGACACAAGAAGGAGTTTTGCTTAAAAATCAAGTTGATGAGGATTTAGTAGCTGGAATTTTAAGCAAGTGGACAGGTATTAGTGTACAAAAAATGCTTACTTCTGAAAAACAAAAGTATTTAAATATTCAAGAATATTTGCAAAAAAGTGTTATAGGTCAAGATGAGGCTTTAAGCGCCTTGGCTAGAGCTATTAAGCGCAATAAAGCAGGGTTAAATCAAGCTGGAAAACCTATAGGAAGTTTTTTATTTTTAGGGCCAACTGGAGTGGGTAAGACAGAAAGTGCTAAAGCCTTGGCTCGATTTTTATTTGATGATGAAAAGGCTATGGTGCGTTTTGATATGAGTGAATTTATGGAGAAACATAGCGTATCAAGACTTTTAGGAGCACCTCCTGGGTATATAGGACATGAAGAAGGTGGGGAGTTAACCGAAGCAGTAAGAAGAAAACCTTATAGTGTGATTTTGTTTGATGAAGTGGAAAAGGCACATAAAGATGTATTTAATATACTTTTGGGAATTTTAGATGATGGTAGAGCTACAGATAGCAAGGGTATTACGGTTGATTTTACTAATACTATTATTATTTTAACTTCTAATATTGGTGCTAATTTTATTATGGAGCTTAAAGGAGATGAAAGAGATAAGGCGATCAAAGAAACACTTAGGAGATTTTTTAAGCCTGAATTTTTAAATCGTTTAGATGATATTATTATGTTTAATCCTTTAGGAGAGAGTGAAGCTGTTAAAATAGTTAAACTATTATTTAATACCCTGCAAAAAAGTCTTGTAAATAGAGGTATTCAGTCGAGTTTAAGTGATGAAGCAGCTAGTTTGATTGCAAGGGTTGGTTATGATGTGGATTTTGGTGCAAGGCCATTAAAAAGAGCTTTGTATGATATGGTCGAGGATAAATTAAGTGATATGATTTTATCCGATAAATTAAATGAAAATGATGAGATTATTATAAATTCTAAAGATGATGAGATTATCATTGTTAAACAATAA